One Helicobacter cetorum MIT 00-7128 DNA window includes the following coding sequences:
- the cas10 gene encoding type III-A CRISPR-associated protein Cas10/Csm1 — MSEKIQSINKEYIEFFNKKFYRYVKEDYNLEEILNRYKNKDLLFIGGDFYGKQNFIFDNVVNKHAFKMLRARSAFIQLFTQYVANYICHCLQIDKECIIFLQAGKFTIISDRLEVDIKKIQEEINKYFLKNFFGLSGMLLFTYKRENFKNIMGDYFSIIKELEDEKERKKLQKFNFLEKKNETDFILSLESIPNEKICKICNMRKIQEQEDSKRNKNSDKETYCKICNIFIELGRQLANIANKNSFVCSRELGLNFSDFPCNLLLDTKIKSYVAIKQGKNQQNQVCTFEELAKSSCQGKDKGLKSLGVLKADVDGMGEFIKNKISNFKEYDVFSKSINNFFSSYVPKVLMEKNLKNTYVIFGGGDDLFLLGTWDEVLNLARKIYKFFRIFTKFTKKELNISFGVAVAKPNVPMSYLANITEMLLNNAKDKKIGNKESISVFGETAKLDKYIEINKELKKIIDINDENLNTNFYYNILEFCNMRQRLEKDFSPKDALWKSKLNYSFRKYNTQKELEDEKLDKLIKYIDDFYKAKVVKMVFSELIYLRRKDA; from the coding sequence ATGAGTGAGAAAATACAAAGTATCAATAAAGAGTATATAGAATTTTTTAACAAGAAATTCTATAGATATGTTAAAGAAGATTATAACTTGGAAGAGATTTTAAATCGCTATAAAAATAAAGATTTACTTTTTATTGGAGGGGATTTTTATGGAAAACAAAATTTTATATTTGATAATGTAGTTAATAAACACGCCTTTAAAATGCTACGAGCACGCTCAGCCTTCATACAACTTTTTACACAATATGTTGCCAATTATATCTGTCATTGTTTGCAAATAGATAAAGAATGCATTATCTTTTTACAAGCGGGTAAATTTACAATCATATCTGATAGACTAGAAGTAGATATTAAAAAAATTCAAGAAGAAATCAATAAGTATTTTTTAAAAAACTTTTTTGGATTAAGTGGTATGTTACTTTTTACCTATAAGAGAGAGAATTTTAAAAATATAATGGGTGATTATTTTAGTATCATTAAGGAATTAGAGGATGAAAAAGAAAGAAAAAAGCTACAAAAGTTTAATTTTTTAGAAAAGAAGAATGAAACAGATTTTATTCTGTCTTTAGAAAGTATTCCAAATGAAAAAATCTGTAAGATTTGCAACATGCGAAAAATTCAAGAACAAGAGGATAGTAAACGCAATAAAAATAGTGATAAAGAAACATATTGTAAAATTTGTAATATATTTATTGAATTAGGACGACAATTAGCGAATATTGCAAACAAAAACTCCTTTGTTTGTTCTAGGGAGTTAGGATTAAATTTTAGTGATTTTCCTTGCAATTTGTTATTAGATACAAAAATCAAATCTTATGTCGCTATAAAACAAGGCAAAAACCAACAAAATCAAGTTTGCACTTTTGAAGAGTTAGCCAAAAGTAGTTGTCAAGGTAAAGACAAGGGGCTAAAGTCTCTAGGTGTCCTAAAGGCAGATGTGGATGGCATGGGAGAATTTATTAAAAATAAAATAAGCAATTTTAAAGAGTATGATGTTTTTTCAAAAAGTATCAATAACTTCTTTTCTTCTTATGTGCCTAAAGTTCTTATGGAAAAAAATTTAAAAAATACTTATGTGATTTTTGGTGGCGGCGATGACTTATTCTTGCTTGGAACATGGGATGAAGTCTTAAATTTAGCTAGGAAAATCTATAAGTTTTTTAGAATTTTTACAAAGTTTACAAAGAAAGAATTAAACATTTCTTTTGGCGTTGCTGTTGCCAAACCAAATGTTCCTATGAGCTACTTAGCTAACATTACAGAAATGTTATTAAATAATGCAAAGGACAAAAAAATTGGAAATAAGGAATCTATTAGTGTGTTTGGAGAAACAGCCAAGTTAGATAAATACATTGAGATTAATAAGGAGCTGAAAAAAATCATTGACATAAATGATGAAAATCTCAATACAAATTTTTACTATAATATATTAGAATTTTGCAATATGAGACAAAGACTAGAAAAAGATTTTAGCCCAAAAGATGCCTTATGGAAATCTAAGCTCAATTATAGTTTTCGTAAATATAACACTCAGAAAGAATTAGAAGATGAAAAACTAGATAAATTAATAAAATATATTGATGATTTTTATAAGGCTAAGGTAGTTAAAATGGTATTTAGTGAACTAATTTATTTAAGGAGAAAAGATGCCTAA
- the csm2 gene encoding type III-A CRISPR-associated protein Csm2, which produces MPNKNQNNNRHHHNNNNNNKGHNQDKSPKQELDKEKFSKSEHFKFDLTAEKLKPTIFSDIAKNWSLMIANYDKGVKSSQLRLFYNEALKLEQEIIKNEDNFEKVLPFINALKFKVFYAKRRGLVNEALVIFIEQSLSQINHNQNEGSQNKDENTCKDNKEVFKNFLYLFEAIIGFYDDSNEAKNETENLKESCLKAFKEASNTKDPSQNYQDKNLLME; this is translated from the coding sequence ATGCCTAACAAAAACCAAAATAACAATCGCCACCACCATAACAACAACAATAACAACAAAGGGCATAATCAAGATAAAAGCCCTAAACAAGAACTTGATAAAGAAAAGTTTAGCAAGAGTGAACATTTTAAATTTGACCTTACAGCAGAAAAGCTTAAACCAACCATATTTAGCGATATAGCCAAAAATTGGTCTTTGATGATTGCTAATTATGATAAGGGAGTTAAAAGCTCTCAGTTAAGGCTTTTTTATAATGAAGCGCTAAAGCTAGAACAAGAAATTATCAAAAACGAAGATAATTTTGAAAAAGTATTACCCTTTATCAATGCCCTTAAATTTAAAGTATTTTATGCAAAAAGAAGAGGGCTTGTGAATGAAGCATTAGTGATTTTTATTGAACAGTCTTTATCACAAATAAATCACAACCAAAACGAAGGTAGCCAAAACAAAGATGAGAATACATGCAAGGATAACAAAGAAGTTTTTAAGAATTTTCTATATCTTTTTGAGGCTATCATAGGGTTTTATGATGATAGTAATGAGGCAAAAAATGAAACAGAAAATTTAAAAGAATCATGCTTAAAAGCATTTAAAGAAGCTTCAAATACAAAAGACCCATCACAAAATTACCAAGATAAAAACCTTTTAATGGAATAA
- the csm3 gene encoding type III-A CRISPR-associated RAMP protein Csm3, which yields MTQKTIKTTIKLLSGLHIGGSDDTMKIGGIDNSVIKREILSDDDGNIVYTGGKKITEPYIPGSSLKGKMRSLLEYAFGLIKEQSEIFKGEDKKDIGKPIDSKFVAKCRDRVRDRDDENLQKLQKKAQLIIALFGESADNKNDGSSSSNKVDDNATKNKTTKITRAIFRDSFLTNTMRKLYIEDKIKLTEPKAENTIDRIDSSANPRFMERVPSGLEFDCEIVLRDFGFDDDFLQLLFKNTLHLGLLLLQNDYLGGGGSRGSGRVEFFCEEKLKKIIHNASDAIKKLEDQKNKNGTINDAEHKDSDNQKTELTTLQQAIQKQQILIGCQLELLNSDLSLKKNCKVEH from the coding sequence ATGACACAAAAAACAATAAAAACCACCATAAAACTTCTCTCAGGCTTACATATAGGTGGTAGTGATGATACGATGAAAATTGGCGGAATAGATAATTCTGTGATTAAACGAGAAATTTTAAGCGATGATGATGGGAATATTGTCTATACAGGTGGTAAGAAAATTACTGAGCCTTATATCCCAGGGAGTAGCTTAAAAGGAAAAATGCGTAGTTTATTAGAATATGCGTTTGGATTGATTAAGGAGCAATCAGAAATTTTCAAGGGTGAGGATAAAAAAGATATTGGTAAGCCCATAGACAGCAAATTTGTTGCAAAATGCAGAGATAGAGTTAGAGATAGAGATGATGAAAACTTGCAAAAATTGCAAAAAAAGGCTCAACTCATTATTGCCCTATTTGGCGAAAGTGCGGATAATAAAAATGATGGTAGTAGTAGTAGTAATAAAGTAGATGATAATGCTACCAAAAATAAGACTACAAAAATAACAAGAGCGATTTTTAGAGATAGTTTTTTAACAAACACAATGAGAAAGCTTTATATAGAAGATAAAATCAAACTCACTGAACCTAAGGCAGAAAATACGATTGACAGAATTGATTCTAGCGCTAATCCTAGATTTATGGAAAGAGTGCCTAGTGGTTTAGAGTTTGATTGTGAAATTGTTTTGAGAGATTTTGGATTTGATGATGATTTTCTTCAATTGCTTTTCAAAAATACTCTTCATCTAGGGCTTTTATTATTACAAAATGATTATCTTGGAGGCGGAGGCAGTCGTGGGAGTGGGAGAGTGGAATTTTTCTGTGAAGAAAAATTGAAAAAGATAATCCATAACGCTAGCGATGCTATTAAAAAATTAGAAGATCAGAAAAACAAAAATGGAACAATAAACGACGCTGAGCATAAAGATTCAGACAACCAAAAAACAGAGCTTACCACCTTGCAACAAGCCATACAGAAACAGCAAATTCTCATTGGTTGTCAGCTGGAATTATTAAATAGCGATTTAAGTTTAAAGAAGAATTGTAAGGTTGAGCATTAA
- the csm4 gene encoding type III-A CRISPR-associated RAMP protein Csm4 — MLELFAYEITPLSSFATSPKGDTLFGQILSYLYLEDKHFFKSYFGDYCGENKKPPKLIVSDMMPLGYVYKPSLPFYCFDENDKKEFKKKEFILLKHLQRGELDGIKEIKYKTEPVIKNQINRLTFSTQERFDPYSSIEITYTTKLWLFVLVEVSIKEKIEKILEKIGEYGFGKGSSTGKGRFKLGMCCPIPINKKRNTEDKQLFYMSLSPTILIDDNIQNAWYEPFTRFGKFGLENAHDNFMKKPVLMADSGAVIQTKEPLKELYYFGTCLDNGYENKHSFLQGYSIAVPFILENEACLKG, encoded by the coding sequence ATGTTAGAACTATTTGCTTATGAAATCACGCCCTTAAGCAGTTTTGCCACATCTCCTAAGGGAGACACGCTTTTTGGACAAATCCTTAGTTATTTGTATTTGGAAGATAAGCATTTTTTTAAATCATATTTTGGAGATTATTGTGGCGAGAATAAGAAACCCCCCAAACTCATTGTCTCAGATATGATGCCCTTAGGTTATGTCTATAAGCCATCCTTACCTTTTTACTGTTTTGATGAAAACGACAAAAAAGAATTCAAGAAAAAAGAATTTATTTTATTAAAACATTTGCAAAGAGGAGAGTTAGATGGAATCAAAGAAATTAAATATAAAACAGAACCTGTCATTAAAAACCAAATCAACAGACTAACTTTCAGCACACAAGAAAGGTTTGACCCTTATTCTAGCATAGAAATAACTTACACCACAAAGCTATGGCTTTTTGTGTTAGTGGAAGTAAGCATAAAAGAAAAAATTGAAAAAATCCTAGAAAAAATAGGCGAATATGGTTTTGGAAAAGGTAGTAGCACAGGTAAGGGCAGATTCAAACTTGGCATGTGTTGCCCAATACCCATAAATAAAAAAAGAAATACTGAAGACAAACAACTCTTTTATATGAGCCTTTCACCCACGATTTTAATAGATGACAACATTCAAAACGCTTGGTATGAGCCTTTCACACGATTTGGAAAATTTGGGCTTGAAAACGCACACGATAATTTTATGAAAAAACCAGTTCTAATGGCAGATAGCGGAGCAGTTATTCAAACAAAAGAGCCTTTAAAAGAGCTTTATTATTTTGGAACTTGCCTTGATAATGGCTATGAGAATAAGCATTCATTTTTGCAAGGCTACTCTATCGCTGTGCCTTTTATATTAGAAAATGAAGCATGTTTAAAAGGATAA